A window of the Equus asinus isolate D_3611 breed Donkey chromosome 20, EquAss-T2T_v2, whole genome shotgun sequence genome harbors these coding sequences:
- the LOC123279017 gene encoding serum amyloid A protein, translating into MKLFTGLIFCSLVLGASGLLSFLGEAARGTWDMLRAYHDMREANYIGADKYFHARGNYDAAQRGPGGAWAAKVISDGRENFQRFTDRFSFGGSGRGAEDSRADQAANEWGRSGKDPNHFRPHGLPDKY; encoded by the exons ATGAAGCTGTTCACAGGCCTCATCTTCTGCTCCTTGGTCCTGGGAGCCAGCGGCTTGTTATCGTTCCTTGGAGAGGCTGCTCGAG GGACTTGGGACATGCTAAGAGCTTACCATGACATGAGAGAAGCCAATTACATAGGCGCAGACAAATACTTCCACGCCCGTGGGAACTATGACGCTGCACAGAGGGGCCCTGGGGGCGCCTGGGCTGCTAAAGTCATCAG CGATGGCAGAGAGAATTTTCAGAGATTCACAGACCGTTTCAGTTTTGGAGGCAGCGGCCGTGGAGCAGAGGACTCGAGAGCCGACCAGGCTGCCAATGAATGGGGCCGGAGCGGCAAAGACCCCAATCACTTCAGACCTCATGGCCTGCCTGACAAGTACTGA